A part of Gramella sp. MAR_2010_147 genomic DNA contains:
- a CDS encoding DUF3820 family protein, translating to MPNPDPQKLLELAYAKMHFGKYKDYYLSDIPEPYYVWFRQKGFPSGKLGDQMQQVFELKINSLEGLLRQIRKRYPKP from the coding sequence TTGCCAAATCCAGACCCACAAAAACTACTGGAACTTGCTTACGCCAAAATGCATTTTGGTAAGTATAAAGACTATTATCTTTCAGATATTCCAGAACCCTATTATGTCTGGTTCAGGCAAAAAGGATTTCCTTCAGGAAAACTTGGAGATCAAATGCAACAGGTTTTTGAATTAAAAATAAATAGTCTTGAAGGCCTGCTGAGACAAATTAGAAAGCGGTATCCAAAGCCGTGA
- a CDS encoding CTP synthase gives MADTKYIFVTGGVSSSLGKGIIAASLAKLLQARGFKATIQKLDPYINVDPGTLNPYEHGECYVTEDGAETDLDLGHYERFLNVNTSQANNVTTGRIYQSVIEKERRGEFLGKTVQVVPHITNEIKERIQILGQNGDYDIVITEIGGTVGDIESLPYIEAVRQLKWELGDDNALVIHLTLVPYLSAAGELKTKPTQHSVKTLMESGIKADILVCRTEHELSDDIRRKLAIFCNVRQEAVIQSIDAPTIYDVPNMMLKEGLDKVTLKKLALPDETTPNLDRWNQFLQRHKNPKAEVHIGLIGKYVELQDSYKSILESFIHAGAENEVSVNVEYIHSEFINDSTIHNKISHLDGVLVAPGFGERGIEGKIDAVRYARENDLPFLGICLGMQMAVIEFARNVLQLKGANSKEMDPDTKHPVIDLMEAQKEVTHKGGTMRLGAWDCELTKDSIIYGVYGKDLIKERHRHRYEYNNKYQEQLENAGMMSTGINPETGLVEIIELKDHPWFVGVQYHPEYKSTVASPHPLFVSFVKAAHEHSVKQKNAKMAQK, from the coding sequence ATGGCCGATACCAAGTATATATTTGTTACAGGAGGTGTATCTTCTTCTTTAGGAAAAGGGATCATCGCAGCTTCTTTAGCAAAATTGTTGCAGGCACGGGGATTTAAAGCTACTATTCAGAAACTGGATCCCTATATTAATGTAGATCCGGGAACCCTAAATCCCTATGAGCACGGAGAATGTTATGTAACCGAAGATGGCGCTGAAACCGATCTGGATCTTGGTCATTACGAGCGTTTCCTAAACGTAAATACCTCTCAGGCAAATAACGTCACTACCGGAAGAATTTACCAGAGCGTTATAGAAAAAGAACGTCGCGGTGAGTTTCTTGGAAAAACCGTTCAGGTAGTTCCACATATTACCAATGAAATTAAAGAAAGGATCCAGATTCTTGGCCAGAATGGTGATTACGATATCGTAATTACTGAAATTGGTGGTACCGTAGGTGATATTGAATCTCTGCCTTATATTGAAGCTGTAAGACAGTTAAAGTGGGAACTGGGAGATGATAATGCGCTGGTGATCCACTTAACGCTTGTACCCTATCTTTCTGCGGCAGGTGAATTAAAAACAAAACCCACTCAGCACAGTGTAAAAACTCTCATGGAGAGCGGGATTAAGGCCGATATTCTTGTTTGCCGAACAGAACACGAACTCTCTGATGATATTCGCAGAAAACTGGCTATATTCTGTAATGTTAGACAGGAAGCGGTAATTCAAAGTATTGATGCTCCAACCATCTACGATGTACCAAACATGATGCTAAAGGAAGGTTTGGATAAGGTGACTTTAAAGAAACTTGCCTTGCCAGATGAAACCACTCCAAATCTTGATCGTTGGAATCAATTTCTACAAAGACATAAAAATCCAAAAGCTGAGGTCCATATAGGTTTAATTGGAAAATATGTAGAACTTCAGGATTCTTATAAATCTATCCTCGAATCTTTTATTCATGCCGGCGCAGAGAATGAAGTTTCAGTAAATGTAGAATACATCCATTCAGAATTTATTAACGATAGTACCATTCACAATAAAATAAGTCATCTTGACGGTGTCCTGGTTGCACCGGGATTTGGTGAAAGAGGGATTGAAGGTAAGATCGATGCAGTAAGATATGCTCGTGAGAACGATCTGCCATTTCTTGGTATTTGTCTCGGGATGCAAATGGCTGTTATTGAATTTGCGCGCAATGTGCTTCAATTAAAAGGAGCTAATTCCAAAGAAATGGATCCAGACACAAAGCATCCGGTAATAGATCTAATGGAAGCTCAAAAAGAAGTGACGCATAAAGGCGGAACTATGCGACTTGGCGCCTGGGATTGCGAATTAACTAAAGACTCCATTATTTATGGTGTATATGGTAAGGATTTGATCAAAGAGCGTCACCGCCACCGTTACGAATACAATAATAAATATCAGGAACAACTGGAAAATGCCGGAATGATGAGTACCGGTATCAACCCTGAAACAGGTCTTGTTGAGATTATTGAATTAAAAGATCATCCCTGGTTTGTAGGAGTTCAATATCATCCTGAATATAAGAGCACTGTGGCCAGCCCACATCCTCTTTTTGTCTCTTTTGTAAAAGCTGCGCACGAACATTCTGTGAAACAGAAAAATGCCAAGATGGCACAGAAATAA